A single genomic interval of Mycobacterium sp. DL592 harbors:
- a CDS encoding acyl-CoA dehydrogenase family protein, whose translation MSGLIHDSAEHSAIRATVAAIADRYGPQYFLDRARSGGGIEELWKDLGAAGLLGVHLPEEYGGGGGGMAEAVVVVEELAAHGMPLLIWVISPAICGSILAHHGSEEMKRRWLSAIADGSQKMAFGLTEPDAGSNSHNVKTTARRTNSGWSISGAKYYISAVDQADAILLVTRDADESTPEKPRLSLFVVPTDAPGLSFQQIDTSIVSPDQQFTLFLDDVEVGDDALIGSVGNGLRQVFDGLNPERILVGALCGGIGRYAVDKAALYANERTVWSTPIGTHQGVAHPLAECHINVEVGRLATMRSAELFDAGESAGEAANMAKFAASEAALAALDQAIQTHGGNGLSHEYGLSELWFVTRLMRTAPVSREMVLNFVAQTSLGLPRSY comes from the coding sequence ATGTCAGGACTGATCCACGATTCCGCCGAACACAGTGCCATTCGGGCGACTGTCGCCGCCATCGCCGATCGTTATGGCCCGCAATATTTCCTCGACCGCGCCCGCAGTGGTGGCGGCATCGAGGAACTCTGGAAAGACCTCGGTGCGGCCGGCCTGCTGGGCGTGCACCTGCCCGAGGAATACGGCGGCGGGGGAGGGGGAATGGCCGAGGCCGTCGTCGTGGTCGAGGAGCTCGCCGCGCACGGCATGCCCCTGTTGATCTGGGTGATCTCGCCCGCCATCTGCGGAAGCATCCTGGCTCACCATGGATCTGAGGAGATGAAGCGTCGCTGGCTGTCGGCGATCGCCGACGGTTCGCAGAAGATGGCCTTCGGGCTCACCGAACCTGATGCCGGCTCCAACAGTCACAACGTCAAAACCACCGCACGGCGCACCAATTCGGGCTGGTCGATCTCCGGTGCGAAGTACTACATCTCGGCGGTCGATCAGGCCGACGCCATCCTGCTGGTCACGCGCGATGCCGACGAGTCGACGCCGGAGAAGCCCCGGCTGTCGCTGTTCGTCGTGCCGACCGACGCGCCAGGGCTCAGTTTCCAGCAGATCGACACATCGATTGTCTCGCCCGACCAGCAGTTCACCCTATTCCTCGATGACGTCGAAGTCGGTGATGACGCCCTGATCGGCAGCGTGGGCAACGGGCTGCGACAGGTGTTCGACGGGCTGAACCCGGAGCGAATTCTGGTGGGCGCCTTGTGCGGTGGCATCGGCCGCTATGCCGTCGACAAGGCCGCGCTGTATGCCAATGAGCGCACCGTGTGGTCGACGCCGATCGGCACGCACCAGGGCGTCGCCCATCCGCTGGCGGAATGCCATATCAACGTCGAAGTCGGCCGGCTGGCCACCATGCGCAGCGCGGAGTTGTTCGACGCCGGTGAGTCGGCCGGCGAGGCTGCCAACATGGCGAAGTTCGCCGCATCGGAAGCCGCGCTGGCAGCCCTTGACCAAGCCATCCAGACACACGGCGGCAACGGGTTGTCCCATGAATACGGACTTTCCGAGCTGTGGTTCGTCACGCGGCTGATGCGGACGGCACCGGTCAGCCGCGAGATGGTGCTCAACTTCGTCGCCCAGACCTCACTGGGTCTACCCCGTTCCTACTGA
- a CDS encoding enoyl-CoA hydratase-related protein — MSEVSRDARVVAVQNLYDALATGDRGTIDQLLHPDFVGHAAEGLPLGMGGRHIGPESMRTNLWWRIGEHFIARAIASDFQILGDGRLMVIGRYRGTARRSGHQLDAEFVHLFEFSPDGRITTLHQLTDTAAWHAALDDPSRLETIDYGVDSGVATVCLHRPAERNAINLRVAQDTLAVARRIAADATVRSVLICGDGPALTIGGDIGFFLDGGREHFGELFVEMTTPFHEAFAILSRLDVPIVTAAHGAVAGGGLGYVYAADLVVAAEGTRFVTAFAGLAVSGDGGGTWHLPRLIGARRAAAAYLRNTPISAEEALDWGLINEIVPGDELRRRATDLAHELAQGPTTAFATMRRLLRDSWHRDLPAQLVAETHGLRLTGDSRDAAAAIAAFAARTTPGYTGR; from the coding sequence ATGTCCGAGGTATCCCGCGACGCCCGCGTCGTGGCGGTCCAGAATCTCTACGACGCACTGGCGACCGGTGACCGCGGGACGATCGATCAGCTGCTGCATCCCGACTTCGTCGGACACGCTGCCGAAGGTCTCCCGCTGGGCATGGGCGGGCGGCATATCGGGCCGGAATCGATGCGTACCAACCTGTGGTGGCGGATCGGTGAGCACTTCATCGCCCGTGCCATCGCCAGTGACTTCCAGATTCTCGGTGACGGCCGCCTCATGGTGATCGGGCGCTACCGCGGAACCGCCCGGCGCAGCGGCCACCAGCTCGATGCCGAGTTCGTCCATCTCTTCGAGTTCTCACCTGACGGACGAATCACGACGCTGCACCAGCTCACCGACACCGCGGCCTGGCATGCGGCCCTTGACGATCCGTCGCGCTTGGAGACGATCGACTACGGCGTCGACAGCGGGGTGGCCACGGTATGTCTGCACCGGCCCGCCGAACGCAACGCCATAAATCTGCGGGTTGCCCAAGACACGCTGGCCGTCGCCCGCCGCATCGCCGCGGACGCGACGGTACGGTCCGTGCTGATCTGTGGAGACGGCCCCGCCTTGACGATCGGCGGCGATATCGGCTTCTTCCTCGACGGGGGACGAGAACACTTCGGTGAGCTCTTCGTCGAGATGACCACGCCTTTCCACGAGGCATTCGCCATTCTCAGCAGGCTCGACGTGCCGATCGTCACCGCCGCACACGGGGCGGTGGCCGGCGGCGGACTCGGCTACGTCTACGCCGCCGATCTCGTCGTCGCTGCCGAGGGAACCCGCTTCGTCACCGCCTTCGCGGGTCTCGCGGTGTCGGGCGACGGTGGCGGAACGTGGCACCTGCCCCGGCTCATCGGCGCTCGCCGGGCCGCAGCCGCCTACTTGCGCAACACCCCGATCAGCGCCGAGGAGGCGCTGGACTGGGGCTTGATCAACGAGATCGTCCCCGGCGACGAGCTGCGCCGGCGAGCCACCGACCTGGCCCACGAGCTGGCGCAAGGCCCGACGACGGCATTCGCCACCATGCGCCGGTTGTTGCGCGACTCGTGGCATCGCGACCTGCCCGCACAACTCGTCGCCGAAACCCACGGACTGCGGCTGACCGGCGACAGCCGTGACGCGGCCGCAGCCATCGCCGCGTTCGCCGCCAGGACCACCCCTGGATACACCGGAAGGTAG